Proteins encoded in a region of the Campylobacter geochelonis genome:
- a CDS encoding OprD family outer membrane porin, with protein sequence MKLVKLSLVAAMAAGVFATTASAVPLEEAIKNVDVSGYTRLRYTSDDKDSTKNNSEWNFKGVVNVKTQIDDNFFAVVGVRYDDTDTAQSTSGVNGNKAASNPSKFEISQAYFGYNIGNTSVMLGRQVVGAFFTDDMFGDGIKVVNSDIQGLTLAALYMDALEDDGDISTLDLGAVAGKKTTDHNLYGVAAIGSYDPVSFQLWYAVLEDVTDLFAIEAAVNFDVTEDIALGLKAQYGFSDFDGDFKAALPVADDADIYGVEASTSLFGLDFTAGYVDFSTDKDKASLVSFEDQGSFISPGEELLDYTLFFGENDYFFATAAYTIPNTGVMLGIDYLDGENKTTAGKKDMKETVYRVEYAATKKLKFKTWYSQVKDGDDDNNRFRFEAKYSF encoded by the coding sequence ATGAAATTAGTTAAACTTAGTTTAGTTGCAGCAATGGCTGCGGGCGTTTTCGCTACAACAGCATCAGCTGTTCCACTAGAAGAAGCTATCAAAAATGTAGATGTTAGCGGATATACAAGACTTAGATATACAAGTGATGACAAAGATTCTACAAAAAATAACAGTGAATGGAATTTTAAAGGCGTTGTAAACGTTAAAACACAAATCGACGACAACTTCTTCGCTGTTGTTGGTGTAAGATATGATGATACAGATACTGCACAAAGCACAAGCGGTGTAAATGGTAACAAAGCTGCTTCAAACCCAAGCAAATTTGAAATAAGCCAAGCTTACTTTGGTTATAACATCGGTAACACAAGCGTAATGCTTGGTAGACAAGTTGTTGGTGCATTCTTCACAGACGATATGTTTGGTGATGGTATCAAAGTAGTAAACTCTGATATACAAGGTTTAACTCTTGCTGCATTATATATGGATGCACTAGAAGATGATGGCGATATTAGCACACTTGACCTTGGTGCAGTAGCTGGTAAAAAAACTACAGATCATAACCTTTATGGTGTAGCAGCTATCGGCTCTTATGATCCAGTAAGCTTCCAACTATGGTATGCAGTTCTTGAGGATGTTACAGATTTATTTGCTATAGAAGCAGCTGTTAACTTTGATGTTACAGAAGATATCGCTCTTGGCTTAAAAGCTCAATATGGTTTCTCTGATTTCGATGGCGATTTCAAAGCTGCTCTTCCAGTAGCTGATGATGCTGATATCTATGGTGTAGAGGCTAGTACATCACTATTTGGTCTTGACTTCACAGCTGGTTATGTAGACTTCAGCACAGATAAAGATAAAGCATCTTTAGTGTCATTTGAAGATCAAGGTTCATTCATAAGCCCAGGTGAAGAGTTACTAGACTATACACTATTCTTTGGTGAGAATGACTACTTCTTTGCAACAGCAGCTTATACTATACCAAATACAGGTGTTATGCTAGGTATTGATTACTTAGATGGTGAAAACAAAACAACAGCTGGTAAAAAAGATATGAAAGAGACTGTATATAGAGTAGAGTATGCAGCAACTAAAAAACTAAAATTCAAAACTTGGTATTCACAAGTTAAAGATGGCGATGATGATAACAACAGATTTAGATTTGAAGCTAAATATTCATTCTAA
- a CDS encoding chaperone NapD, which produces MNISSLVINLKDEKLANSLLEKIETLKECELIASQDKKVVIVVTTSNTDEQLAIFKTIERFSEVDTIGMVYNYEELDEDIEMIKNAPKTSKVLDDDFDAKDVKYSGSMHQKTS; this is translated from the coding sequence ATGAACATTTCAAGCCTAGTTATAAATTTAAAAGATGAAAAGCTAGCAAATTCCTTGCTAGAAAAGATTGAAACGCTAAAAGAGTGCGAACTTATCGCCTCGCAAGATAAAAAAGTAGTCATTGTCGTAACCACGTCAAATACAGATGAGCAACTAGCGATATTTAAAACCATAGAACGCTTTAGCGAAGTCGATACTATAGGCATGGTCTATAACTATGAAGAGTTAGATGAAGATATAGAGATGATTAAAAACGCGCCAAAAACTAGCAAGGTTTTAGATGATGACTTTGATGCTAAAGATGTAAAATACTCAGGAAGTATGCACCAAAAGACAAGCTAA
- a CDS encoding c-type cytochrome, whose protein sequence is MELFKLSLLVSFSLFLSLNAASSDESYVFEAKGEFAKELKSLVEKYSKDENVTVNVYENSVPHKDSRFLSTGVDRNIDYTAKEGEKIYKANCLACHGEKGEKRTSATAKRLSKMSGEEIYYSFQAYVSDLSHGGGQRIVMAPIAARISSKELGYIIAYLKGENDFIFKNDDLQNTNIQRNPTNQGTYLK, encoded by the coding sequence ATGGAACTATTTAAACTTTCACTTTTAGTATCTTTTTCACTCTTTTTATCGCTAAACGCAGCTTCATCAGATGAAAGCTATGTATTTGAAGCCAAAGGCGAATTTGCAAAAGAGCTTAAATCTTTGGTAGAAAAGTATTCTAAAGATGAAAACGTAACAGTAAATGTCTATGAAAACTCAGTTCCACATAAAGACAGTAGATTTTTAAGCACTGGTGTAGATAGAAACATAGACTACACAGCCAAAGAAGGCGAGAAAATTTATAAAGCAAACTGCTTAGCATGCCATGGCGAAAAAGGCGAGAAAAGAACTTCTGCCACCGCAAAAAGACTTTCTAAGATGAGTGGCGAAGAAATTTACTATTCATTTCAAGCTTATGTATCCGACTTAAGTCATGGTGGCGGTCAGCGGATAGTAATGGCTCCAATCGCAGCAAGAATTTCATCAAAAGAGCTTGGATATATAATCGCCTATCTTAAAGGTGAAAACGACTTTATCTTTAAAAATGATGATTTGCAAAATACAAATATTCAAAGAAACCCTACAAATCAAGGCACATATCTAAAATAA